The genomic stretch CACCGCCGTCTGATTGCCCTGTTCACGATGGACGGCTCCTTGCCGCCCACTCCATTGTCCACTACGCGTCAATTTAATCCGCGTAGTTATGAGCCATGACCAACCGAAAATCCAGAAAGTTCGCCAAAAAACTCGGTTCAATCCGTTTCACCCACCCCATTCAGAGTGAATGAAAACGGCCATTTGAGTTCGTCCGAGTCGATGGAGAGCACCTGGATGCCCAACTGACCACCACAACTAGTAGGAAATTTTGGGCCAAAGTCGTCCCAAATCGGAAAAGTCCCGGCGATTTTCCTAACAAACCCTTTGCACCGCAGGGTTTACGGCTGTTGGACGAAGGTCGGCGAGTCCCGGACGCAGCCGGATCACCCAAACGGCCTTGTAACTCTTGCATCCGATTGCAAATTTGGCAGTCGCAAAATGAGAGCAAAAGGTCAGGTTGCGCCAAAACCGGGCAATGTGTGCGTCTGGGATCCGCGAGGCCTTCCGCGAGATGACGGCTGATCGAGTTGTCGGGCGGGTGGCGGGTTGTGTATCAGGCGGGTTGTAAAAAAATTTCCATTCAACCGATTTGGCCCGATCAGTCGATGTAGGTGAAACCGCTGTTTTGTGACTCGAACATCCGACCGGTTACCGATGCAATCCAAAGCCTTTCGAAGCTCAACCGACCGCCGACACTTTTTGATCGCCGCTTCTGCTGCTGCCACCAGTTTCATGGCACCGCTGGGAGGTTCGGCAATGGCGGCGGGATCGGCCGCCGGCTCGGTCATGCTGCGCCCCAATCCAAAGCAAAACCTCTTTCGTGTTCGCTGCGAACTTGAAGTGGAAGGGAACGTCAACCTTCCCAAGAACGCATTGGTGTCGCGCGAAAGCGAGATCCAGTTACCGATCACCAGCAAGGCTGTGCTGGACTACGAAGAACGTGTGACGCGCAAAAACGCCAACGATCCGACCATCGTGATGGCAGAACGGCACTACCACACGGCCGAGCGAAAAAGCACGCTGAACAAGACCGATACCGTTTGCGAATTGCGAGATTCTGTTCGCAGCACGGTCGTTCGACATGACGTGACACCCGAAGTGGTTTTCGCAGTCGACGATTATTTTCGCCGTGACGAGCTGGATCTGCTGCGGACGCCGGCGTCCAGCCTTGGCTTGGACGGATTGCTGCCGACCGAGGCGGTTGCGACGGGGACAAAGTATTCGCCGTCGATGGAATCGCTCGCCGCGGCGCTCAGCCTGTCGTCGGTCGAAGCGTCCAAGGTCGTTGCGGAAGTCGTTTCGATCACGGCCCAAGAAGCCAAAATTCAATTCACCGGTGACGTGGACGGATCGATCGAAGGCGTCCCCACGATCGTGCGAACGGTCGGCAAGTTGACGTTCGATCGCAAGCTGGGCGCATGTACGTGGCTGGCCATGGCGGTCCATGAGACTCGCGAAATCGGCAAAGCGGAACCTGGATTTGACGTTTCGGCGACGATCAAAATGGTCCGCAAACCGATGGCCCAACCGGTCGCGTTGGCGGCATCCAAGACGAAAGTGAACCCCACGGCACCGATTCCGGAAGACCGCCTTTATGTGGATTTGAAGAGCGATGAACTGGGCATCGGCGTGCTGATGGATCGTCGCTGGCGAATGATGTCGGACGTTCCCGGCGCGGCGATGATGCGGATGATCGAAAATGACCGCAGCATCGCCCAGTGCGATTTTCGGCCGCTCGCGACGCTGCCGAAGGGATCCCAGTGGACGCTCGATGCGTTTGAGGAAGACATCAAAAAGACCCTCGGCGAACAACTGGCTGATATCGTTTCGGCCGAAGAACGGGTCGGCGAAACGGGGCTGAGGGTGCTGCGAGTGGCCGCGACGGGCGCGGTTGAGGGCGTGCCGATTCAGTGGACGTTGATGCATTTGTCCGACGATTCGGGGCGGCGCGTGCTGGCAACGTTCACGATGGAGTCCAGGAATGCGTCGGTCTTTGCCGGTTCGGATCACCAACTGGGTGGCTCGCTGCGGTTGCTGGATCGAAAGTCGGCCGATGGCGAAATGGTCAGCGGAAAGTACGTGCTTGACGGCGAGACCCGAATCTCGCGAGCAAAACCACGCCGCGACGATAGTTCCGAAGTACAATCAGCAAGCGACCACAAATAGGTGCGATCGCATCGATAGCCGGCCAACCTTTGGCAAAGCAAAACGACGGTAGTAAAACATGTTGCTCGGACGTATCTCTAAAATCGTATTGACCACGACCTTGGTGGTGACCGGAATTGCCGGATCGGCGACCGCACAGAACGGTGCCAAGAAGGATCCATCGACGACGGAAGAGAGCCGTTTCGCGCCGGGCGTGCTGCAAGTGATTCCGCCAGCACCAGAGCCCGACGAAACATTCGACGGCCCGCAAACGCTGCAGTCACTCTTGGAAGCTCACCCCGAGATCCAGTTCGGTGGGGCAACCCATCCCGACGGCGAGCCACACTTTGATCCGCGCAGCCGAACCCTGGTCGAAATGGCAAAGCAGGTCATCCTGCGTCGCGAGATTTATGCGTTCGAGTTCGCGTTCAAGCCGCTGCGTCATATGTATTTGGATGTGCCTCGCGCGGACGGACGGATGCAACGCAAACTGATTTGGTACATGGTCTACCGCGTCCGTTATCGCGGTGGCGATCTGCGTCCCGCGCCCGACAAGGTCGCCGGCGTGTCGATCTACAAACGCGTCGAAGAAGTTCACTACGAATCGCGTCGGTTCTTCCCGATGCTGGTCCTTCGCGACCAGGTCAGCGATCAGGACTATGTCGACAACATTTTGCCGGCCGTCAAAGACAAAATCAAAGTCCGCGAACAGATCACCGCGCCGCTTTATAACTCGGTCGAAATCACGCGAGTCAGTGTGCCGTACGGTGCCGACGAATCGGGTGATGGCGTCTGGGGTGTGGCAACGTGGGAAGACGTCGACCCGAACTTGGACTTCGTGTCGGTCGAAGTCTTTGGACTGACCAATGCCTTCGAACAAGACGGCGAAGGCCCCAAGGCACCGTACCGTCGCAAGGCCTTGCAGCTGAACTTCTATCGCCCCGGCGATTCGATGAACCAGGTTGACGATCAAATTCTGTTCGGCGTTCCAGCCTATGCCAACGATAGCGAACAACAGTACATCTTGAAGCAGTACGGGCTGTCCGAGCGTCTGGATTACCGTTGGATCTTCCGCTAGGCGGCTCTACGGTTTGGCGTCGGTTGTGGCTATGATGAAGCGAATCCCCTAGTTTCGCTTCGTTTTTACCCAGGCCGGCTCGTTCATGTTCGTCGATCGCATCCAGATTGAATTGCAAGCCGGCAAGGGCGGCGACGGTTGTACCAGCATGCGGCGCGAAAAATTCGTGCCTCGTGGCGGTCCCGATGGCGGCGATGGCGGTGACGGTGCCAGCATCATTTTAGAAGCTCGGTTGGGCGTCAATTCGCTTGCGGCCCTGGCCAACCGGCAGTTCTATCGCGCCAAGAACGGCGGCCCCGGCGAAGGCTCCAAACGCTACGGGAGGGGCGCAAAAGATCAAGTTCTCTACGTGCCGCCGGGCACCACCGTGATCGACGCGGCGGGCGGTTTCGTGATTCGCGATCTGAAGCGACCCGGTGACTCGTTCGTCGTCGCCCGCGGGGGACGTGGCGGTCGTGGGAACGCCCACTTCAAGACCGCCAACGATCGAGCCCCACGCCACTGTGAACCAGGATCGGCCGGTGAAGTCCGGTTGGTGATCTTGGAACTCAAATCGATCGCCGACGTCGGCTTGGTGGGCATGCCCAACGCGGGCAAGAGCACCCTGTTGAGCCGCATCAGCAGCGCGCGACCGGAAATCGCCGACTATCCATTCACGACCAAGCACCCCAACCTTGGCATCGTCGACTTGGGCGAAAAGTCGTTTGTCTTGGCCGATATCCCCGGATTGATCGAAGGGGCCAGCGAAGGCCTTGGGCTGGGGCACGAGTTCCTTCGTCACGTCGAACGCGCCGGGTTGTTGGTCCACTTGGTCGAACCTGCACCCACGGATGAAACCGACCCGATCGAAAACTACCAAGCGATCCGAGCCGAGTTGGCCCAGTACGATGCTTCGTTGGCCGAGCGAGAAGAAATCATCGTTGTTACGAAAAGTGAGTTGCCGGGCGCCGAAGACGTTCGCGCCGCGCTTCATCATCTGACCGGGAACGACGTCTACCTGATCAGTGCGGTCGTCGGTCGAGGGCTAACCGAATTGGTTGCCGAGATCGCTGGCCGTGTCGAGAAACGACGCGAAGCGATGATCGCCGCCGGCGAAGAAGTCACGCTGCTTCGCGAAACCGATGTCCGACCGATCGAAACCGATCGACCGAAACGATTGCCGCCTCACTTGGCCGGCCCGACGTCCGGTCTTTCTGATGGCCTGCAAGCCAAGGACATTGATCTGTGACGTCGACCGCATGCATGGTCGCGGTCGATGTTGGGAATACGGCGGTCAAATTGGCCGTCGAACAAGGGGATGCGATCGTTGATCATTCCATTGTCATCAGCCATACCGATTGGCATCAATCGGCGATCACTTGGGTCCGCGATCGGCTCGGGTGCAAGGACATGCAATGGCGTATCGCATCGGTGCATCAACGCGCCGCTGATCGATTGGTTGACGCCGTTCGAATTGCTGCACCGTCGGCGTCCATCGAATTGGTGACCCACCATGACGTGCCCATGCCGGTTGCGGTTGATTTTCCCGACCGACTGGGCATCGATCGGCTGCTCAGTGCGTTTCAGGCGCGTCGCATCACGAGAGATTCTTCACCCAATTCGGGCTCCTGCGGCCCGCTGGTCGTCATCGACGCCGGATCTGCCGTGACGGTCGACTGGGTGGATGGAGCAGGCCGATTTTGCGGCGGAGCGATTTTACCGGGATTGAGCCTGCAATCGCGAGCACTAGCGATGGGCACCGATGCCCTGCCTCAAATCGATTGGTCCGAACCCCATCAAGTTCGGATTCCGGCAACGAACACGGCCGATGCCATTTACGCGGGCATCCTGGTCGGTTTGGCAGCCGCCATCGACGGCCTGACCCAGCGTTACATCGAGTCGTGGCAACAAGCATCTGGATCGGACGATACCGTTCCGGTCATTTTGACGGGCGGAGACTCGCTGGTGCTGTCAGCTCACCTTCGACACGCCCATCATCAAAAACCGAACCTGGTGTGTCGCGGTCTATTAAACTTAAGTTCCCGCTGATTCCTTTCGACGCTGCAACCCCTCCATCATCATGTCGGCCCAAAAGCTTTCTGATCTCTTGCCAATTGGTGATACCAATTCAGCGCCTCATCCTTACCAGATTTTTGGACTTGAGGCCGGTGAACAAGATCTGCCGACCATTGCCTCGGCGGTACAGGCCACCGTGGCTCGGTTGCGTGGGGTGAAAGATGCAACGCCGCCGGCGCTGTGGAAACAAGCGGCTCAATTGGTTCAAGCCGCGCGAGTCACGTTGGCGGATCCCGCCAAGAAAGCCGAACTCGATGCACGCTTCGGCATCATTGCGGTTGACGAGACACCCAGTCCGACAACCGCTGCCCAAACGCCCGCTGCGAAGGTCGATCCGCTCGCCGGCATGCTGCCGCCGAGCAATCCGTTGGCGCCGGTCACAGCCGCTTCCACACCAACACCCGTTGCCACGCCTGAGCCCAACGCAATTCCGCCCGGAATTTTCGGCGCTCCGTCGGGACCCGCTGCGGCGACACCCGTTCAGCAATACGTTGCACCCGCAGCAATCGCCACACCCGTCATCCGCAAGGTTAGGCCGATCAAGACACGTCGCCGTTCGATGGTGGGGACGCTGATGATGGGAACGTTTTTGCTGGGGATGTTGGCTGCCATCGGCGTGTTATCGTATTTCTTGCTTTTTGGACCTGGGTCGCTGGCAATCACAAGCAAGGATGGATCGCTGACGATCTCGACGGGTCCTGGATCATCCGCGGGGTCAACCACGGGATCGACATCCGTTGCCGATCCGCGCCCCCTCGACCCGGACAATGACACGGCCAGACCCCGGCGATTCGATCCCGTGATGGGAAAGATGGGTGGCGACATGGAACCGCCGCAACCGTCGATCACGGAACTGCAACCATCGGTTGCACCGGAGGTCGCCGCAGAGCAAATGAACGCATCGGTTCAGGACATGAATCA from Rubripirellula tenax encodes the following:
- a CDS encoding type III pantothenate kinase — protein: MTSTACMVAVDVGNTAVKLAVEQGDAIVDHSIVISHTDWHQSAITWVRDRLGCKDMQWRIASVHQRAADRLVDAVRIAAPSASIELVTHHDVPMPVAVDFPDRLGIDRLLSAFQARRITRDSSPNSGSCGPLVVIDAGSAVTVDWVDGAGRFCGGAILPGLSLQSRALAMGTDALPQIDWSEPHQVRIPATNTADAIYAGILVGLAAAIDGLTQRYIESWQQASGSDDTVPVILTGGDSLVLSAHLRHAHHQKPNLVCRGLLNLSSR
- the obgE gene encoding GTPase ObgE; this translates as MFVDRIQIELQAGKGGDGCTSMRREKFVPRGGPDGGDGGDGASIILEARLGVNSLAALANRQFYRAKNGGPGEGSKRYGRGAKDQVLYVPPGTTVIDAAGGFVIRDLKRPGDSFVVARGGRGGRGNAHFKTANDRAPRHCEPGSAGEVRLVILELKSIADVGLVGMPNAGKSTLLSRISSARPEIADYPFTTKHPNLGIVDLGEKSFVLADIPGLIEGASEGLGLGHEFLRHVERAGLLVHLVEPAPTDETDPIENYQAIRAELAQYDASLAEREEIIVVTKSELPGAEDVRAALHHLTGNDVYLISAVVGRGLTELVAEIAGRVEKRREAMIAAGEEVTLLRETDVRPIETDRPKRLPPHLAGPTSGLSDGLQAKDIDL